A stretch of the Lolium perenne isolate Kyuss_39 chromosome 3, Kyuss_2.0, whole genome shotgun sequence genome encodes the following:
- the LOC127341760 gene encoding putative CBL-interacting protein kinase 13, producing MARTASSKGSSGRERELARVASSKATSGRERDVKKPLLLGRFEVGKMLGQGNFAKVYYARNVGTGEEVAIKVIEKEKIFKSGLTSHIKREIAVLRRVRHPHIVQLYEVMATKLRIYFVMEYVRGGELFARVAKGPLPEPEARRYFQQLVSAVSFCHARGVYHRDIKPENLLVDDAGDLKVSDFGLSAVAEQIRHDGLFHTFCGTPAYVAPEVLSRRGYDAAKADLWSCGVVLFVLGAGYLPFQDRNLVGMYRKIHRGDFRCPKWFSPELLRLLHRLLDTKPIRRAAVDEIMENEWFRVGYRRFSFRIEDDRSFTRFDLDDGDVYASTSPPDTPRTEDGGDRADDPDLHARMTSCGSAPSLLEGRLLGNSGRRSNLQNASSLLEGRLLGESSRRRSSLNAFDLISFSPGFDLSGLFEDEGSGASGEGEQQQNAARFVSAAPVEEILASLERTAAAAAMAVRAREDGSVIMEGTREGAHGALAVVAEIYELTTELTVVEVRRKAGGAAEYEEFFRASLKPSLAELKCDEQPRAAAGDTPRKV from the coding sequence ATGGCGCGAACGGCAAGCAGCAAGGGGAGCAGCGGCCGTGAGCGCGAGCTGGCGCGGGTGGCAAGCAGCAAGGCTACCAGCGGGCGCGAGCGCGACGTGAAGAAGCCGCTGCTGCTGGGGAGGTTCGAGGTGGGCAAGATGCTGGGGCAGGGCAACTTCGCCAAGGTCTACTACGCCCGCAACGTCGGCACCGGCGAGGAGGTGGCCATCAAGGTCATCGAGAAGGAGAAGATCTTCAAGTCCGGCCTCACCTCCCACATCAAGCGCGAGATCGCCGTGCTCCGCCGCGTGCGCCACCCGCACATCGTGCAGCTCTACGAGGTCATGGCCACCAAGCTCCGCATCTACTTCGTCATGGAGTACgtccgcggcggcgagctcttCGCGCGCGTCGCCAAGGGCCCGCTCCCGGAGCCCGAGGCGCGCCGCTACTTCCAGCAGCTCGTCTCCGCGGTGTCCTTCTGCCACGCGCGCGGGGTGTACCACCGGGACATCAAGCCCGAGAACCTCCTCGTCGACGACGCCGGCGACCTCAAGGTCTCCGACTTTGGCCTCTCCGCCGTCGCCGAGCAGATACGACACGACGGCCTCTTCCACACCTTCTGTGGCACTCCCGCGTACGTTGCCCCCGAGGTGCTGTCGCGACGCGGGTACGACGCCGCCAAGGCCGACCTCTGGTCCTGCGGGGTCGTGCTCTTCGTCCTCGGCGCCGGCTACCTCCCGTTCCAGGACCGGAACCTCGTCGGCATGTACCGCAAGATCCACAGGGGCGACTTCCGCTGCCCCAAGTGGTTCTCCCCGGAGCTcctgcgcctcctccaccgcctgctGGACACCAAGCCCATCCGCCGCGCGGCCGTGGACGAGATCATGGAGAACGAGTGGTTCAGGGTCGGGTACCGCCGCTTCTCCTTCCGCATCGAGGACGACCGCTCGTTCACACGCTTCGACCTCGACGACGGCGACGTGTACGCGTCCACCTCGCCGCCGGACACCCCGCGGACGGAGGACGGCGGCGACCGCGCTGACGACCCCGACCTGCACGCGAGAATGACGTCGTGCGGGTCGGCGCCATCGCTGCTCGAAGGGAGGCTGCTGGGAAACTCGGGCCGGCGGTCCAACCTCCAGAACGCGTCGTCGCTGCTGGAAGGGAGGTTGCTGGGCGAGAGCTCGCGACGGCGGTCGAGCCTCAACGCGTTCGACCTCATCTCCTTCTCGCCGGGGTTCGACCTGTCGGGGCTGTTCGAGGACGAGGGAAGCGGCGCCAGCGGCGAGGGCGAGCAGCAGCAGAACGCGGCGAGGTTCGTTTCGGCCGCGCCCGTGGAGGAAATCCTGGCGTCCCTGGAGAGGACGGCGGCCGCGGCGGCTATGGCGGTGCGGGCGAGGGAGGACGGGTCCGTCATCATGGAGGGGACGCGCGAGGGCGCGCACGGCGCGCTCGCGGTGGTCGCGGAGATCTACGAGCTCACGACAGAGCTGACCGTGGTGGAGGTGCGGCGCAAGGCCGGCGGCGCCGCCGAGTACGAGGAGTTCTTCCGGGCGAGCCTCAAGCCCAGCCTCGCCGAGCTCAAGTGCGACGAGCAgccacgcgccgccgccggcgacacCCCTCGGAAAGTATGA
- the LOC127341761 gene encoding mitochondrial dicarboxylate/tricarboxylate transporter DTC, protein MAEAKQQQQPPQTALAASGAWKTVKPFVNGGASGMLATCVIQPIDMVKVKIQLGEGSATAVTRKMLAEGGVGSFYKGLSAGLLRQATYTTARLGSFRVLTNKAVEANDGKPLPLVQKALIGLTAGAIGACFGSPADLALIRMQADSTLPAAQRRNYKNAFHGIYRIIADEGVLALWKGAGPTVARAMSLNMGMLASYDQSVELLRDKLGAGEMSTMLGASAVSGFFASACSLPFDYVKTQVQKMQPDATGKYPYTGSLDCAMKTLKSGGPFKFYTGFPVYCVRIAPHVMMTWIFLSQIQKAEKRVGL, encoded by the exons ATGGCGGAGgcgaagcagcagcagcagccgccgCAGACGGCGCTGGCCGCCAGCGGCGCATGGAAGACGGTCAAGCCGTTCGTGAATGGGGGCGCGTCCGGGATGCTCGCCACCTGCGTCATCCAGCCCATCGACATGGTCAAG GTAAAGATCCAGCTGGGTGAGGGCTCTGCCACTGCTGTCACCAGGAAGATGCTTGCTGAAGGGGGGGTTGGTTCCTTTTACAAG GGATTGTCAGCTGGTTTGCTAAGGCAAGCAACATACACAACTGCCCGTCTTGGATCCTTCAG GGTTTTAACAAATAAAGCAGTTGAAGCAAACGATGGAAAACCACTGCCCCTAGTCCAGAAAGCTCTTATTGGCCTCACTGCCGGAGCAATTGGAGCATGTTTTGGTAGTCCTGCAGATTTGGCTCTCATCAGGATGCAGGCCGATTCAACCTTACCAGCAGCCCAGCGCCGCAACTATAAGAATGCTTTTCACGGCATTTACCGTATTATTGCTGATGAAGGTGTTCTGGCACTTTGGAAGGGTGCTGGTCCAACTGTAGCGAGAGCGATGTCGCTCAACATGGGCATGCTTGCTTCCTATGACCAGAGTGTTGAGTTACTCAGAGACAAACTTGGTGCTGGGGAGATGTCTACAATGCTTG GGGCCAGTGCTGTCTCAGGATTCTTTGCATCTGCTTGCAGTTTGCCCTTCGATTATGTGAAGACACAGGTTCAGAAGATGCAGCCCGATGCCACTGGAAAATATCCATACACTGGATCTCTTGACTGCGCAATGAAGACCTTGAAAAGTGGCGGACCATTTAAGTTCTACACTGGTTTTCCAGTCTACTGCGTCAGGATTGCTCCACATGTCATG ATGACTTGGATATTCTTGAGTCAGATCCAGAAGGCCGAGAAGCGTGTTGGCCTTTAA